The Paroedura picta isolate Pp20150507F chromosome 6, Ppicta_v3.0, whole genome shotgun sequence genome segment cctcacttgcaaacacacacaaagagagacatACATACAGAGACTcctcccttacctgttggtttccaaaccttttccttggttcctccccactctctcactcacaaacacacatacagactgccttcctcctcccccttcctcttcctgtttaccttctccttggacttccactgctgcctcagcccctgctagTGGTGCAGGCACTAGCTATGCTCCCAGGGatggtgcagctgctgccaaggcccCTGCTGATGGCGCAGGCACTGGCTGGGCCCacagagccagtgcagttgctgccAAGGCCttggggtggggcagctgctgctaaggCCTCAAGGGCAGGGCAGCCACTTCCAAGGCCCCCACTAGTGGTACCGGCCAAGGCCTCAGAGATGGGACAGCCGCTGCCAAGGCCCTTACTGTTGGTGCGGCCATGGGCTGGGTCCCAGGCAGTGGCACACTGCTTCAACCTCCTCAGCTGGcttggcctcctatcttctggtgCACTCTGTGGGTGGGATTATGGATATCATGTCCGTATTCATATCCACTTGAGcaggtgcaccagaagatgtgttccacatcaaaaaatgtTCTAAGCATCCAGGTAAGGCACAGGAGGATACAAGGCTGAGTACTACATACCTGTGCActttatttttgctttaaaatgaaGTGAACACTAGGCCTCACCAATAAGAATTCCCTTATGTTGACAAACGTCTACCTCCAGCTGCTCTGCAGCAAGTGAGAAAGGAGACTGTTTGTCCTGTACATACGATGGAGACTGTTTATCCTATACATCTGAAATTTGACAGGGAAGGTCCCTTGGGCAAATGGTAACAATATGATAATTTCATCCCAATCAAAATAATCCAATACAAAtatccgtgtgcatgcacacacagagagcccATTGGACCAGAAGCTCTTTTACCCTTTGGCATCTTGACCAATAGTTCCAAGCCTTCTGAACTTCTTCTGACTGCTTTTGTTCCCTATGCCAATAATCCCCAGAGTCTTCTGCCTGTAGGTAATGTGTAGTTGTGCCTAGGACTTCTGAGTCCTCATTCTGCTCATAAATTTTAATTAGAAATAAACTGTGTACTTTCTCTTCCCTCAAAGAAGTTGGACTGCAAACTAACTAGTTCCTTCAGCAGCAGTACATTTCTTGCTCTCATAAAGCTCAGGCAAGCAGTATTAGTGTCATAAATGCaataaatttgtttgtttgatgtCTGTGTGTGCATTTGGTTGTTGTTCCTTCTTTGTCCAGGAAATTGAATTGATAACATTTTAAACCATAATTCTGCCTACAGAAAGCAGAATTCTTCCCAGAGGCATGAGGTAGAACCACTATGAGTCTCTCCATAGCACAATGGCTTAGTCTAGTAGTTTTCAAATTTTCTAAAATGGGATCCACATTTAATTAGTCTGTATTTCCCAGGATCCATTCAAATTAACTATTCTCTATTTCCCCAGCATGAAAATACAAGAATTTCATGTCTGTTAACATGGAACAGATTTATATCTTAGTTTTCATTTCAAATATTTACATGTTGGCATTGTTGACCAACAGGCTACATTTCATGGTCATTTCAACATGTTAAGCTGAGACTAATCCAGATTTGCCATCAAATCTTCCAGTTCAGCCTGGAAGATCCCAAGAAGCCTAGTGCAGAACTGAGGGAAAACCTGCAGAATTATCCTGATTTGCTGGCCCTACAAGAGGGGGACTTGTCACTCAGGGACCTGTGATCTGAAAAGTGGCAGTAGATGGAGTCATGAAGGATGCTTGACGGAGCCAGAGATGGCCACAGGTAATCCAGGCAGAGGGCCTGTGGTTCAGGatgcagaggggaaagggaagctaGTAAACCAGTTGTTGGTGCTGCAAGAGTATAGACGGGAGGTGTTGGAGACAGCCTATGAGCATATGTGGGTGGGACACTAGGGGGGCAAAGTGAACCTGTGCTGGATTCTGAGACAGATCTTCTGGCCCTATTTGGCAAAGGAGGTACAAGAGCATTGCCGGTCATGTGAAGAGTGTCACTGCATGGAGGGATGGATTCCGTCCAAGTCCCCCTGCACCCTTTACCTGTGACTGAGACCCCCTTGAATCACATAGCAATGGACTTTGTGGGGCCCTCACGCCAGACCCCTTAAGTTTCCCAGTATTTGTTAGTCATCATCAATTATGCTACCAAATATCCGGAGGCCACTTCTATGAGGTCCATGAAATGTGAAGGATCATAAGGGCTCTCATGCACCTGTTTGCTCACATTGGCCTGTTTGCTCACCCAGGGAGGGGCAGGCTAACTGTTACGTCTGTGGGCATTTGGGCACTGatacaaatgagggcttctgccagccaaggaaccaACCAATCAACAGAACCTGCTAAGGTCCACCAGATTGCTCTACTTGGAGCAATTGGATTGCTgtgcttagggccaattggattgctctgcttagggccaatcagaggcagcagcgggctgcctgaaaggtataaaagtgcatgggtttgcctgtttttctctgttcagtactTGTAGTccgttgctggagttgctaaataaaaagagctgttctgtagaattggagtctgtgttcactgaacccacagacttaatacgAAACAGGCAATGCCCAGAAACAGGCAATGCCCAGAGGGAGTGGAAACACGAACAGGAGGAGGGTACAGCAGTTTAAGAAGAGGGGGTGGGGCACAGGAGGAGAAATaaaagacaggaaaggaagacaTTGGGGGTGGTGATGgtcagaggaagagggagagacagagggaaGTGTGAGAAACCTTACGtgagaaaaagaaataaacaactgTTTGGAGACAACACAACCAGAGAGAGGACTGGATTATTTCTTAAAGGGGTCAGCAAAAAGGCTGAGAGTGGCAGAGCCAAGGGAAGTTTGCCCCCTAGTGCCACGGTGCCCCCACCCCGAAAATGTGCACAGGTGTACAGCTGCTGTCCCAGCACACAGGATGGTTGAGCAATGTGAATAGGAATGCTAAGTGTTCAGTATCTAAGCTTGTATGAGGCTGAATGGAAATTGTTCAGGGGCAGTCTAGAGCCCATTACACGCTTAGCCTAGGTAAAAGGACTGTTGGAAGTTTAAAATGCTACCCAGGAATACAGATGCTAACAAATAAAGAGGGCTGCTCAGGTAATTGTTCTATGCCCTTGCAAATCACTTatgccattttatttttcattacatCTTATCCAAGttgcattcattcatttcagTAAACAATATAATATGGGAACTGGGTGACaaggtgagtggggaaggcaccGAGCAACCTCAAGGCCAGGAAAATCTTTTAAATTACAGTAGTAATTTCTTCCTTCGAGCCCAAGCATGAGAGATTGCTGCATCTAATTTAATTTGTTCTTGGGAGATTCAATATAGGAGAATTCACATCTACTTTAAGTCTATCTTTTACAGGCCACTCACCACCGTCTTTGAAGCCTGTGGGGACCTATTTGAATTTCAAGTGGGAAAAATATAACTTCAgatctctttctgtttcttttacaGCCTGTTAATTTTCCAGAAGCTTGAATGTCCTATAGAAACAAATGGGGGATCCAAAAGGACTTACAGGGAGCGtttcatttcccttcccttccctcacaacatctttcctccctttccgaAAAGTCCCCATAGTCTCTCCCCTTTTCTTATTACCTTCTCATAGTCAGATTCTCTAGCCCTTCTAAGCTCTTCTAAAGCTCAGCCCTGTAGTTCCAGCCTATGGGCCCATACTGATGTCCTAAGCGAtgggacacatacacacacacaacacacaagtGTGAGCCTGTAGGCATCAATGGGGGACATCCCATCAACCCCCCACATACTTTTTTGCTAGGCATGTTGTGGCTCATGGCCCCACTGCAGTTCCACCACAGTCaccatcaggcctgctgtggCTTCACCATGGTTGGGCCCCACACAGCTCCCGGGCGTTGCCACAACTGCTACTGGACCCTCCAGTCTTTGCTGCAGCCACTGAAGAATGCAGGAGTAGCTGCATTTGCTTAGCTTGCACAGTGAGTAGACCATTTTTTGTTcttgtacatcagtggtccccaacccccagtccagggactggtaccggtccatggatcagttggtaccgggccgcagctcctcttcatcccccttcccggctgctgccttggcggctgccctgccactctgccactggctcacctttggtgttctccagcggccgcgatggctggggcttccccgcggtgtgggactgcacagctgctgctggcagcaccccctagtaggcggcaggaagtcaggggcgcctgcaggaaagcaagcagagcaggggctcaggtggcggtgacaaCGTCTCTTgacaaaagacaacccccccccctccccgggcctcagtaaaattgtcaagcatcgaccagtccccggtgataaaaaggttgagaaccactgttgtataTTATTCTATGGTAATGTTGTCATATGCCAGTCTGAGTACTATTAAAGAAACAGCTAACAATGAGAAGGGGATATTTCAACACTTTCTATTCTGGATATTTATTAGCAACTAGTTTATGTAATTGAACCAAAAGCAGAGACAGCTTATTGGGTAATGTCGGAATAAGCTCTATgatacccaggtttgaatcccttctAAGCTATGGAAGCTTCCCAGCTGACCTTAGGCTATTAATATCTACACaaaccaacttcacagggttgttctgaggctAAATGGAAGAGAAGAGTGAATGAGGGCACCTTCCACCCGGAACAGAGGATATGCTATCAGGTTGGCTTCAAATGATATGCAGAGATGAGATGTACATACACATCAATGCTTGCCAGCCAACCTTCAATCATgaaaagtaaaatggcagccagagggagggaaacttggctggaggaagatgtggaatgccataagcttccagctaagagagtactcaagtagccactcaccagctcctgcaatcacagatgtataaaAAGACTCCGAGCTgtaggaagggaggagaagcagaagcaagcaaggccagaagtcccagcaaccagctcttgctgtggaaggaagaataCTTTTGCTTGCAGCAGTAACTTTGGAAActacttgctttgatgggtggagcctctggAAATGTCCAGTATGCAAAACACCTTGTATCCtattttgcaaaaataccaggcctttttTTGCaccttttttttgcaaaagcagacctgatatctcctgaacccattcacacagagACTTTACCTTCCTTgtatacatacatagcttcaacatggtaatacATGTTGAAAGGAAGTtgaaaagctgagtggtatgggtgcctgagctttgttGGCTAGAGAAGCACCTAGAATAACCAAAATGGTATTATGGACCatttgcacccacatgggggagcacttggcccagtgcgcctcatccgcccttgatttgttctcctgcatgggagctggggcagtgaagttcccagtgtgtaaacagtcatagaggataagaacaagagggggctgacagaaggaaccatggagactaaaacaaacaatgttgttattgtcttttttgcaagaaagggaaggGTTAAAAGCAGTAGATCGGCCTCTTaaagcaggaagaacagtatgggtctgagggtaAATGCCATGAAGGTGATAGCAACAGATAAACAAGTTGGAGGGCCACAtagaaagaagatgaagagttggttcttataggctgcctaaggaggtggtgagctccccctcactggcagtctttaagcaaaggttgtatatgcacttttcttggatgttttaggatgctttgggctgatcctgcattgagtagggggttggactagatggcctgtgtggccccttccaactctatgattctatgattctatatgctgcttttctctacccggcttacagttgccttccctttcctctccccacaacagacaccctgtgaggttggtgaggctgagagagccctgatatcactgctcgctgctcgtcagaacagttttatcagggctgtggcgagcctaaggtcacccatctggctgcatgtgggggaccgcagaataaaacccagctcaccagattagaagtccgcgctcctaaccactacaaccaaagaGGTCTGGGCCCGTCTGGGGTCATCTATTGAGGACATGAACTGTGAGCAGAAGAGTAGAGGCTGTGCAGGAGAGAACATAGTATCATTTTATTGCTGCCATCAACTGTGCTGATTGTACCAACTGTATGCCCCTACCGTATTGTagatatttttattgtaaacctccatgagctGACCTGACTGGGAGTGGCAGTCTGGAAATCCATCCAATAAATGAATATGACAACTCCATGCTTGCAAGACAGCTTGGAAATAAAGACAGCAACAATGCACTTCTTTTGGTCATTATTGGGGTTTCCTGATTATCCTGGGCTTCCTAAATGGGAgggggttaattttttatatctttttaaaatttgttaaaacatttactgAATGACATGAccacctcaaaatggccaatgaggggcctggaaggggagggaccccagatgggcatgtacatagctatgcttcccaaccataggaaatggttaaaaaaaggactaggatcagggagactggagttcaaatccccacttacgCCATGGATGTTTGTTCTGTGATTCTGGATCAGTCACACATACTCAGCCTAATCtatggttgttgtgaagataaaatggagagaatgacgtaagcagctttgggtccctgttggggaggaaaaggaaaatactggtatagacaaaaaaaaacacaactgcaTCATCAATTGTACTAAGTCTGGAAGAGATAAACAAGTGGCAATGGGATGCTTTGTGTGATGGTTTATGTGACACTATCATATGGGGCTTTCCCTAAAGTAACCCCCCCTGCTGCCAAACAGGATATGAGGAGGCAGAAACTATCACCCACAACTGGGGAAATTATGGAATACTTTAAAGTGTTTTTAACTGGTTGTACAACCAAAAATTACAACCAATTGTAATTTTTATATGTGGTTGTGAAACGCTCCAAGTTAGCATTCCtgaaaggggtggtatataaatttaataaataaaaataaaagaagagtttgttcttatgtaccgcttttctctacctgaaagagtctcaaagcagcttacagtcaccttccctttcctctccccacaacagacaccctgtgaggtgggtgaggctgagagagccctgagattactgctcggtcagaacaactttatcagtgctgtggcaagcccaaggtcacccagctggttgcatgtgggggagcgcggaatcaaacccggctttccagattagcagtccgcactcctaaccactacatcaaaacaACAGCAGAAGGTATAAGGGTGTGCATTGCTATGTGTgtaaaaaccacctctgaaagggTAGAGGGCACAGGTAGGCTCACTAAGACAAATAGATATCCACATGTGTTCCATATAACTGACATTTGAACAAAGGTACCCAACATCTTTAATTTATTCCTTAATATCACAGCTGTACAATTTTCATACATACAGAAAGAAATGCATATTGGCTACACCATGGCATGTGGATGCATTTCCAATTATAATACAAGTTAAGTGCAACTCTACTTGAAAATGTACATTTTTTACAACTTATACAAAGTAAAGACTGCTACACTATTATCTGAGGACAGTATAAAGGTTGATTTATGATAAGGTTCATTACTAAACCTCTTCCTGGTTAAATACAAAATATactaaaccatttttaaaaaggccctCATGGTATTTGGCCAGTATATAAAATATGCTGTGTAAAATTTTAACCATTTGCATCTTTAAAAATAAGCTTGTAATTGTGGTTAAACATTTGCTATTGAGCTGCTAGACTGGCAGGCTGAACAGGTGCTATACACAACTTTCTTTTTGCTAATGCATTGATCATGACCAAACAAATCTAGCACCCTGGTCCCAAACACATCCCTTAGAACCAAGACTCAATAAAACCAAAGGGGTTGAGTTCCCAGTAAAGTGTTGAAAATGGGGTGCAAGACTAAAATCCTAATTCTTGGAAGCAACTATAACCGAAACAACAGGGATTTATTTCCAAGTCAATAGACACAATCCAACTCAGAATTAAATGTGTGCTTCATCCCACTGAAGTCCAATGAGTTTAATAATGTTTCACTGTGTTAGATTGTAGCCAGTGCATTTAGGATTAGTTTGCAAAGTACTGTTTTATTCAAGCTGAACAGTTTTCTGGAAAGACAAACAGCAATTTcatctctgagaaaaaaaatggaatgctATCCAAGACATGTTTGCTATCTACATTTTAGTGGGCAGAGTCTTACCAACTTGTGAAACGGTATATTTTTCTGTAAAATGAGCCTGGGCATTACAATGTTAACTCTTATTACTTTATGATATGCTTTGGCGCACAGACTATTTTCCTGTTAACAGCTATATCAagggaaaaaaatcccaaacatttCTTATATTGCCATCCCTGTTACAAGAATGGTTAGATTTATAACCtcctttaaaatatacattttacaGTCCTTGTACCTCAACAAAAGATAACACAGAGAATAAATATATGCTTCCACAGCTTTATTCTCCTTAGATTTAGAAACTACCTGTTGTAGGCCCTTTCTTTTTTAGACTTCTCTAGTGCCTTGTCCATTGTTTTCTCATTTTCGCCTCTACATTTGGGGCAGTACCACTTGCCCTTTGGTTTATGATTGAGTCCCACACATGAGAAGTGAAACCATTCGATTGGGCATTCATCATTATCACAGCCAATCATTTCTCCATAGGAGACTTGATTACACAAACAGTATGTTGGCTCATTGGGGTCAATAGGGAGATCTGCAGGGGAtgcctctctctctgctttggccttggatctcttctttttcttggatgtttttgCCTTCTTCTCTTTTGGAGTTCctgaagtgatatcatcatgATCGTGGTTATTAGAAGCATTCTCACGATTTTCGTTATTTCTTTGCCGTCTAGACCGCTTGTTGTTGGGCTTCTCTGCTTGTGTGATTGTCTCGTTCTTTGACTTGTCTTGGTTTGTTTTGCCAGTATTCCCCGTCGTGTCATTAATCTCCTGGCAGGTTTCAAACAGTTCTACGTGACTGTCAACTTGCCTAGTTCTATTCTCAACAAGCTCTACCATCTGACTGACGATCTGGATCTTTTCATCTCCTAGTTCCTGGCTCCGGATCAACGCTCTCTGTATGCAGTGCAATAACCTCCTCTTCTGTACTGCATCAGTCTCTCGTTTGAATTTTTCATAATAATCATCCAGTTCCTTTAAAATATCTGTGAAGAAAGGATAAAACTGCATGATTTGCAAGCAAAGTTTCTTCAGCTTTATCAGAGgttgaaggaggaagggaaagtgatgccAAATTCCCAAATTTTCAACAGGAGTTATTCCAAGCACAAATACATAGAAATATATGGAGTTCCTTTGAAATTAATTACTTAAGCTTTCAAAATAGCAGTATATATCCACATGAGATTAGTTTCATTTCACAGTAAGCCTTACTTAAATGATGTCTGAAAAGAGCCGCATCCACTTATCAAGATGTGACTAAACCTGTACATCTCCATTAActgattctctctcacacacacatttgaaCAAGATAGATCAAAGGCTGTTAGCATTTTAGCTGCACATGTTCAAATTTGGCTTACACCCCAAAAAGTAATATGAATGAAACCAAATAGGGTTTCAGTTATGGGTATAACCATAATTATTTAATACATCCACAGAAGCTACTCGCACACACCAGCAGTTTTTAGCAGCCGTAGAGGAGACTTACATTCGATAAATGGGCATCTATCAGTTCCATTTTTATTAAACTTgttattcatagagaataaaTCAGATGCCTTATCTTACTGACTATTTTCTACTATATCATGTGTGTTCAGGATTATAcctctaaatatttattttggggtCAAAACGAGTTAGGTCTAGCATTGCATGGTGCATCTTTTGTGATTTCAACAATTAGCCTATGGGCTCTGTAAacgtttttaactttttaactaaGTTGTGCACAGTAATTGTTAATTTGTACGTTTATATCTTGTGGACTCCTAACCTTTGGGGTCCTAACTACTGGTTggttatttttgttgtttgttttcttaTAACTGTCAGAGACCCAGAGATGCATCGCTTAAGCCCTGAGTTTCCTCAGCCTTAAAGCAGGGATATCCTTCAGGTCTGTCCTGGACTTTTTAACACGCTAGTTTCGAGATTTAATGcagaaaactttttaaagaaactgCCAAGGGACCTCGAGGCGGTTGGGGAGACCCtgagaggctcccccccccccaactgtcagGCACGCCGTTGAAAGAAAGGCGCCTCGAGGAGGGTTAAGTCCCGCCCAGCCCCCCTCAGTGCTCCCTCATAGCGGCAAGACCCTTCTGAAGGGCGGAGCCAGAACGTCGCGCGCACTCTGGAGCGGAGAAGGGAGGGAATCTCCTTCCACGCCCCGCCCCTCTTCCCTTAGCGGGCTCGTGCCAATTCAGGCATTGGATGAGCTGCTTGTCACTTTCCTCATTCCCGCCCCACTTACGAATCTCCTCTCCTTTTGGCCCCGCCCTCCCCCTTTTTCAGGAACAAGGCcggcccaccctcctcagggggACGTGATTTCGGAGCCCATTGTTCTTAGCACCGATGTTATACTTAGTGAGTTTTTGCCTTCTCCGTCCATCTACAACTGAATACCAGGCAGGTACCAGAATCCGTTCAGCCGCCCAATCAGGATCCCTCCTCCCTCGCTCTAGAGCCCGCCTCGGAAGAAGCCGACCAATCAGGTTAAGCCAGTGTCCCCGCCCACAGCCTCGGGAGTGCCTACACCAATCAGCAGGGAAAGCCCCAGAGCAGTCTCCGCCTTCTCCGAAAGCGATTGTTCCGCTTTGGCTTCGAAGGAGGAGCAGCCTGTCTTTCACTTCAGTGCGTCAGTCATCGGGAGGCAGCTTACGCTTCCTGCAACTATGGGAGCCAATCAGCCTCCGAGGAGCCGACGGGGCAGTTCGAACTATTACAAGAAACCCTCacggtccctccaccccctcccttacCATCAACGTCAGTGGAAGGCGGGCCTCTGGCGAGCGTTCAGGGGGGGCTAATCAGAGAGAAACGGGGCGGGGCCAGGGGTGGTCCCTGAGGGAAGCACCAGCCAATAGCGGCGGAGGGAGGCAAGACGAACACAATAGGGCAATGACGGTATCCTATAAAAGCCGCTGTGACGGCGCTTTTCACTCTTTCTAGCGCCGAGAGGCTGCGGCGCCTCCCTCTAGCGCAGTCGAAAGTGTTTCGAGCGGGTTGAAATGCCCGCCCTGTCCTTTACTAGTATTCCCCCCCAAGTTAAGCCTCGGCCGCTGCCTTTCACCCCCATTACTGCACCCCAGTGCCGTCTGTCCCTCACGAGAGTCGAAAAACACCCCGTCACCAACGGGTCCTCGCTGCTCATCTCCGCCCCACAAACGCAGCAGCCATcggccaggtccccccccccccccccaagcacatgCAGTAGCCACGCCGGC includes the following:
- the ING1 gene encoding inhibitor of growth protein 1 isoform X1, translated to MKMLNPANGEQLHLANYVEDYLDSIESLPFDLQRNVSLMREIDAKYQDILKELDDYYEKFKRETDAVQKRRLLHCIQRALIRSQELGDEKIQIVSQMVELVENRTRQVDSHVELFETCQEINDTTGNTGKTNQDKSKNETITQAEKPNNKRSRRQRNNENRENASNNHDHDDITSGTPKEKKAKTSKKKKRSKAKAEREASPADLPIDPNEPTYCLCNQVSYGEMIGCDNDECPIEWFHFSCVGLNHKPKGKWYCPKCRGENEKTMDKALEKSKKERAYNR
- the ING1 gene encoding inhibitor of growth protein 1 isoform X2; its protein translation is MNNKFNKNGTDRCPFIEYILKELDDYYEKFKRETDAVQKRRLLHCIQRALIRSQELGDEKIQIVSQMVELVENRTRQVDSHVELFETCQEINDTTGNTGKTNQDKSKNETITQAEKPNNKRSRRQRNNENRENASNNHDHDDITSGTPKEKKAKTSKKKKRSKAKAEREASPADLPIDPNEPTYCLCNQVSYGEMIGCDNDECPIEWFHFSCVGLNHKPKGKWYCPKCRGENEKTMDKALEKSKKERAYNR
- the ING1 gene encoding inhibitor of growth protein 1 isoform X3 is translated as MDGEGKNSLNILKELDDYYEKFKRETDAVQKRRLLHCIQRALIRSQELGDEKIQIVSQMVELVENRTRQVDSHVELFETCQEINDTTGNTGKTNQDKSKNETITQAEKPNNKRSRRQRNNENRENASNNHDHDDITSGTPKEKKAKTSKKKKRSKAKAEREASPADLPIDPNEPTYCLCNQVSYGEMIGCDNDECPIEWFHFSCVGLNHKPKGKWYCPKCRGENEKTMDKALEKSKKERAYNR